A single genomic interval of Lepisosteus oculatus isolate fLepOcu1 chromosome 12, fLepOcu1.hap2, whole genome shotgun sequence harbors:
- the fam171b gene encoding protein FAM171B, translating into MRRERWDSVLQAPFYFSSYVSFSLLSFAMSELPAYLFLSALLIFSKDGLMERVEGARTAGGPAELVDDNVNSIIQEASSNEQRHHQHQHQVQMASVSTSVSNFMLKVQVNDIVSRQYLSQAGVEVFVNHTRTNSAVTEENGVVLLKVPYKLGQTLTIVASMDGYILTPLPWKTTKMPVFSSVTLSLFPQNQGNIWLFEDSVLITGKLSDTMSQPNVQFPKNILKLPGNSNISTVTAYLTVPQLPSEKDCFLYTVGILINKSGYKNIELNPLAAISIQLFSTGKEIQVTGPIQITLPLPDSNRMRPLDAVPAWAFDMKTGAWVNRGLGLVKKEDNRLVWTYVAPHLGYWIAAPLPAARGFIGHATTMDFISYHTYLLMAILGGTLVIVFGFLTVLLCYCRGSSYEPPKKKRNITKMEVLKKDQTTSTINGNRDVYFKASGRQDDKSHSLTPRTGAQREDSAASKQKGSFNIYVEDVGLPSGKQFENVGNSGSETSRHPQQPIYVNSAEAVRSKEMAEHKRVHLALSENMFFPERLVHIYNQPVAILQAPELFHTSEHLAACKSATLPRKGQVVYDTMMEPMSKDSYTQTLPKMPLLSHLQQEPSEEQQVLEGPQSSASNPGTWGRYSSLLESVSVPGTLNEAVGMGPFCSELQGISEQTLLELSKGKPSPHPRAWFVSLEGKPVAQVRHSFIDLQKKRKPADSNDTSLDSGVDMNEHQSNKKFEREKTFIKGMPHSKILYTEDLDLSSSESGTTAACTPEDPSLRNILDSGSGPIGESQAEKEQTEVPSVQDESETRSTPPPRRLRKVRDKGKSDSKKSTWQIREERPLMSLN; encoded by the exons ATGAGAAGGGAGAGGTGGGACTCGGTTCTTCAAGCTCCATTTTACTTCAGCAGTTATGTCTCGTTTTCTCTGCTTTCTTTCGCCATGTCTGAGCTCCCTGCTTACCTGTTCTTGTCAGCGCTGTTAATTTTCTCCAAGGATGGGTTGATGGAGAGGGTGGAGGGTGCCAGGACCGCTGGTGGTCCTGCGGAGCTGGTGGACGACAATGTCAACTCCATCATCCAGGAGGCGTCCAGCAACGAGCAACGCCATCATCAGCACCAACATCAAGTGCAAATGGCATCAGTTTCGACATCAG TGTCCAATTTTATGCTGAAAGTGCAAGTCAACGACATTGTGAGTCGGCAGTACCTAAGTCAAGCAGGCGTTGAGGTGTTTGTAAACCATACACGAACCAACTCCGCAGTCACAGAGGAGAATGGAGTGGTGCTGCTCAAAGTTCCTTACAAGCTGGGTCAGACTCTAACTATTGTGGCTAGCATGGATGGCTATATTCTAACACCACTGCCTTGGAAAACTACAAAAATGCCAG TATTCTCCTCTGTGACACTGTCGCTGTTCCCACAAAACCAAGGTAACATCTGGCTCTTTGAAGATTCTGTGCTGATTACCGGAAAACTGTCTG ATACTATGTCGCAGCCTAATGTTCAGTTTCCAAAAAATATACTAAAACTGCCAGGAAACAGCAACATCTCTACTGTGACCGCATATCTGACAGTGCCTCAACTGCCATCAGAAAAGGACTGCTTTCTGTACACTGTAGGGATCCTTATCAACAAATCAG GGTACAAGAACATTGAGCTGAACCCCTTGGCTGCAATTAGTATCCAGCTTTTCTCCACTGGGAAAGAAATACAGGTCACTGGTCCCATCCAGATAACACTGCCTCTACCAGACAGCAACCGCATGAGGCCTTTAGATGCTGTACCTGCGTGGGCGTTTGACATGAAAACTG GTGCCTGGGTTAACAGAGGTTTGGGCCttgtaaaaaaagaagacaatCGCCTTGTCTGGACGTATGTGGCTCCTCACCTAGGCTACTGGATAGCTGCACCTTTACCTGCAGCAAGAG GTTTTATTGGACATGCAACTACTATGGACTTCATCTCATATCATACTTACCTGCTCATGGCCATTCTGGGAGGAACCCTAGTTATTGTTTTTGGATTTTTAACTGTGCTGTTGTGTTACTGTAG aggcAGTAGTTATGAGCCCCCAaagaagaaaaggaacatcactAAAatggaggttttaaaaaaggaccAGACCACTTCCACTATAAATGGAAACCGTGATGTTTACTTTAAGGCATCTGGCCGACAAGATGACAAGTCGCATTCTCTGACACCCAGGACTGGCGCTCAAAGAGAAGACTCTGCTGCCTCCAAGCAAAAGGGGAGCTTTAACATCTATGTTGAGGATGTTGGGCTTCCATCTGGCAAGCAATTTGAAAATGTAGGAAATTCAGGCTCAGAAACTAGCAGACATCCACAGCAACCCATCTATGTTAACAGCGCTGAGGCTGTGAGGTCTAAAGAGATGGCAGAACACAAGAGAGTACACCTTGCTTTaagtgaaaacatgtttttcccaGAAAGATTGGTCCACATTTATAACCAGCCAGTGGCTATTCTGCAGGCCCCAGAGCTTTTCCACACATCAGAACACTTAGCGGCTTGTAAGTCCGCCACTTTGCCTAGAAAGGGTCAGGTAGTTTATGACACAATGATGGAACCAATGAGTAAAGATAGCTACACACAAACATTGCCAAAAATGCCCCTGCTCTCTCATCTACAACAGGAGCCCAGTGAGGAACAGCAGGTCCTTGAAGGTCCTCAGAGTTCAGCGTCTAACCCAGGGACCTGGGGGAGATACAGTAGCCTGCTGGAGTCGGTTTCAGTTCCAGGGACACTGAATGAAGCTGTGGGGATGGGGCCATTCTGCAGTGAACTCCAAGGCATTTCAGAGCAAACACTGCTGGAGCTGTCAAAGGGCAAACCCTCCCCACATCCTAGGGCATGGTTTGTTTCTCTGGAAGGCAAACCGGTAGCGCAGGTGCGCCACTCCTTCATTGACCTccagaaaaagagaaaacctGCTGATAGCAACGACACTAGCCTGGACTCCGGAGTGGACATGAATGAGCATCAATCCAATAAAAAATTTGAACGGGAGAAGACCTTTATCAAGGGCATGCCTCACAGCAAAATCCTGTACACAGAAGACCTGGACCTCAGCAGCAGTGAGAGTGGGACCACAGCTGCCTGCACTCCTGAGGATCCATCTCTGAGGAACATTCTAGACAGTGGGAGTGGGCCCATTGGCGAGTCCCAGGCAGAGAAAGAACAGACTGAGGTGCCAAGCGTTCAGGATGAGAGTGAGACACGCTCCACACCACCCCCACGACGTCTAAGGAAAGTCAGGGACAAGGGGAAATCAGACAGCAAAAAGAGCACTTGGCAGATACGAGAGGAAAGGCCACTGATGTCTTTAAACTAG